From the genome of Methylomonas sp. UP202, one region includes:
- a CDS encoding fumarate hydratase, whose product MTTIRQDDFIQSIADALQFISYYHPQDFIDALHTAYLKEQSPAAKDAMAQILINSRMCAEGRRPICQDTGIVTVFLKIGMEVRWDAKSSVTEMVNQGVRRAYLHPDNVLRASILSDPAGKRINTKDNTPAVVHMELVPGDKVDVEVAAKGGGSEAKSKFVMLNPADSIADWVMKTVPTMGAGWCPPGILGIGIGGTAEKAMLLAKQACMGSIDIQDLIARGPSNALEELRLDLYDKVNALGIGAQGLGGLTTVLDVKILDYPTHAANKPVAMIPNCAATRHAHFVLDGSGPAVLTPPSLSDWPEIAQSASTARRVNIDGLTKQDVADWKPGETLLLSGTLVTGRDAAHKRIVDLLNKGEPLPEGVDFKDKFIYYVGPVDPVRDEVVGPAGPTTATRMDGFTDTVLEKTGLLGMIGKSERGPQAIAAIAKHKAVYLIAVGGAAYLVSKAIKQARIVAFPELGMEAIHEFVVEDMPVTVAVDSRGESIHDTAPKEWQSKIGKIPVVTE is encoded by the coding sequence ATGACAACGATACGTCAAGACGATTTCATCCAAAGCATCGCCGATGCCTTGCAATTCATCTCGTACTACCATCCTCAGGATTTTATCGACGCCTTACACACGGCGTATCTGAAGGAGCAAAGCCCGGCCGCCAAGGACGCGATGGCGCAGATTCTGATTAATTCGCGGATGTGCGCGGAGGGCCGCCGGCCGATTTGTCAGGACACCGGCATCGTCACGGTGTTTTTGAAGATCGGTATGGAGGTACGCTGGGACGCGAAATCGAGCGTGACCGAGATGGTCAACCAAGGCGTGCGCCGGGCTTATCTACATCCGGATAACGTGCTTAGGGCGTCTATCCTGTCCGATCCGGCCGGCAAGCGCATCAATACCAAAGACAATACCCCGGCGGTGGTGCATATGGAGCTGGTGCCGGGCGATAAAGTAGACGTGGAAGTCGCCGCGAAGGGCGGCGGCTCGGAAGCCAAGTCCAAATTCGTCATGCTGAATCCGGCCGACAGCATCGCCGATTGGGTGATGAAAACCGTGCCGACCATGGGCGCCGGCTGGTGTCCGCCCGGCATCTTGGGTATCGGTATCGGCGGCACCGCCGAAAAAGCCATGTTGCTGGCTAAGCAGGCGTGCATGGGCTCTATCGATATTCAAGACTTGATCGCGCGCGGGCCCAGCAATGCGCTGGAAGAATTGCGGCTGGATTTGTACGACAAGGTCAACGCGCTGGGCATCGGTGCCCAAGGTTTGGGGGGGCTGACCACGGTGCTGGACGTGAAAATCCTCGATTACCCGACCCACGCCGCCAACAAACCGGTGGCGATGATCCCCAACTGCGCCGCCACCCGCCATGCTCATTTTGTTTTGGACGGCTCCGGCCCAGCCGTATTAACGCCGCCCAGTTTATCCGACTGGCCGGAAATCGCTCAATCCGCCAGCACGGCGCGGCGGGTCAATATCGATGGTTTGACCAAGCAAGATGTCGCCGACTGGAAACCCGGCGAAACCTTGTTGCTCAGCGGTACGCTAGTGACCGGCCGCGACGCCGCCCACAAGCGTATCGTCGATCTTTTAAACAAAGGAGAGCCGTTACCGGAAGGCGTGGACTTTAAGGACAAATTCATCTATTACGTCGGCCCGGTTGATCCGGTACGCGACGAAGTGGTTGGCCCGGCAGGTCCGACTACAGCCACCCGGATGGACGGCTTTACCGACACGGTACTGGAAAAAACCGGCCTACTGGGCATGATCGGTAAATCCGAGCGCGGCCCGCAAGCGATAGCGGCCATCGCCAAGCACAAAGCCGTGTATTTGATCGCGGTCGGCGGTGCGGCTTATTTGGTCTCCAAAGCCATCAAACAGGCGCGTATCGTGGCCTTTCCCGAGCTGGGTATGGAAGCGATTCACGAATTTGTGGTGGAAGACATGCCGGTGACGGTGGCGGTCGATAGTCGGGGCGAGTCGATACACGACACTGCTCCCAAGGAATGGCAATCGAAGATTGGCAAGATTCCAGTCGTGACCGAGTAA
- a CDS encoding transporter substrate-binding domain-containing protein, which yields MPKFILKLFVLCLALPQPALADADLFPNRSTSGSTRQLSLTNEVWVGDFSQMLERRLIRVLAPHSRTLYFHDKGRERGLTAELVRNFERYINHQYAKQLHKRPITVVIVPTTRDRLIDDLKRGLGDIVAADLTKTPERLDLVDFLAPDDYSISELVLVRRGGEVIANVEDLSGKTVHVRPSSSYHASLTALNDRLKSTGKAPVNIVTVPDAIEDEDLMEMLNAGLVGIIIVDDWKADIWAKVLPNITVTDVAVRSAGQSGWVFRKQSPELQTVLRDFYFNDVKKHRLIEQTIVAFNKNIEQIRNNTADQEWQRFADMLKLFEKYGDQYRFDPLMLAAQGFQESQLRQSARGPTGAIGVMQVLPSTGRSLNVGDVRRLEANIHAGAKYLDDLMARYFSDIEFRDDDRTLFAFASYNAGPGAITRLRHEAEKRGFDPNRWFNNLELVVADKIGWETTTYVRNIYKYYAAYKLQLAIQQHQQQTREQFIP from the coding sequence ATGCCGAAATTCATACTGAAACTGTTTGTACTGTGTCTGGCGTTGCCGCAACCCGCGCTTGCCGATGCCGACCTATTTCCGAACCGGTCCACATCCGGTTCGACCCGGCAATTGTCGCTGACCAACGAGGTTTGGGTCGGCGATTTCTCGCAAATGTTGGAGCGGCGATTAATTCGAGTTTTAGCGCCTCACAGCCGGACGCTATATTTTCACGATAAGGGTCGCGAGCGCGGTTTAACCGCCGAACTGGTGCGTAACTTCGAACGTTACATTAACCATCAATACGCCAAGCAGTTACACAAACGGCCGATTACCGTCGTAATCGTGCCGACGACTCGCGACCGGCTAATTGATGATCTCAAGCGCGGCTTGGGAGACATTGTCGCCGCCGATCTGACTAAAACCCCGGAGCGTCTTGATCTGGTCGACTTCCTGGCGCCTGACGACTATTCGATCTCCGAGTTGGTGCTGGTTCGTCGCGGCGGCGAAGTAATCGCTAACGTCGAAGACTTAAGCGGCAAAACCGTGCATGTCCGCCCGTCGTCCAGCTACCACGCCAGCCTGACCGCATTGAACGACCGACTGAAAAGCACCGGAAAAGCGCCGGTCAATATCGTCACCGTACCGGATGCGATTGAAGACGAAGATTTAATGGAAATGCTGAATGCCGGCTTGGTCGGCATCATCATCGTCGACGATTGGAAGGCGGATATTTGGGCCAAGGTTTTGCCCAATATCACCGTGACCGATGTGGCGGTGCGCTCCGCCGGACAGTCGGGGTGGGTTTTTCGCAAGCAAAGTCCCGAATTGCAGACAGTACTGCGGGACTTTTATTTCAATGATGTCAAAAAACATCGTTTGATCGAACAAACCATCGTGGCTTTCAATAAAAACATCGAGCAAATCCGGAACAACACTGCCGATCAGGAATGGCAGCGTTTCGCCGATATGCTGAAGCTGTTCGAAAAATACGGCGACCAATACCGCTTCGACCCACTGATGCTGGCCGCCCAAGGTTTTCAGGAATCGCAACTGAGGCAGAGCGCGCGCGGACCAACCGGCGCGATTGGGGTGATGCAGGTACTGCCGTCCACCGGCCGGAGCCTAAACGTCGGCGACGTGCGGCGTTTGGAAGCCAACATCCACGCTGGCGCAAAGTATTTGGACGATTTGATGGCGCGTTACTTCAGCGACATCGAGTTCCGCGACGACGACCGAACGCTTTTTGCCTTCGCCAGCTACAATGCCGGCCCCGGCGCCATCACCCGTCTGCGCCATGAGGCGGAAAAGCGCGGCTTCGACCCCAATCGCTGGTTCAATAACCTGGAATTGGTCGTCGCCGATAAAATAGGCTGGGAAACCACGACCTACGTGCGCAATATTTACAAATACTATGCGGCGTACAAGCTGCAGTTGGCAATTCAGCAGCATCAGCAACAGACGCGCGAGCAATTCATCCCTTAG